From a single Pararge aegeria chromosome 16, ilParAegt1.1, whole genome shotgun sequence genomic region:
- the LOC120630327 gene encoding uridine-cytidine kinase-like 1 — MSGKLNKFETPSSASSDSDSELALELVFLDEDDYTRAPASPTTVPNVRPYRPPSTGSNIMKSPRARRVRTTSMSQSNKRTTAESILHADRRTIYTAGRPPWYNCTGGQEVEPFLIGICGASASGKTTVAAKIIESLNIPWVTIVSMDSFYKVLNEKQHHLATRNEYNFDHPDAFDIELLISVLQRLKEGKKVEVPIYNYVTHSRENRTKTMYGANVIIFEGILAFYNMDVVKLLDMKVFVDTDADIRLARRLRRDIVQRGRDLEGVLKQYMTHVKPAYQSYIAPSMAHADIIVPRGGENKVAISLIVQHVHKQLQLRGFKVREKLAIAHIGQPVPDSLFVLKDTPQVQGLHTFIRNKDTPRDEFIFYSKRLMRLVIEFALSLLPYSEHAVDTPQGFSYTGRKCNVEKICGVSILRAGETMEQAVCDVCKDIRIGKILIQTNQQTDEPELYYLRLPKDIKDYRVILMDATVATGAAAIMAIRVLLDHDVPEENISLVSLLMAEIGVHSIAYAFPKVKIVTSALDPEINEKFYVLPGIGNFGDRYFGTEPADDE; from the exons ATGTCTGGGAAGCTGAACAAGTTTGAGACACCCAGCTCGGCAAGCTCAGATAG TGACTCGGAATTGGCGCTAGAACTAGTGTTCCTGGACGAGGATGACTACACACGCGCTCCGGCTTCGCCCACCACAGTGCCCAATGTCAGGCCCTACCGCCCACCATCTACTG GTTCAAACATTATGAAGTCGCCGCGTGCGCGACGCGTGCGCACGACTTCGATGTCACAGTCAAATAAACGCACAACCGCCGAGAGCATACTCCACGCGGACCGACGCACCATATATACGGCCGGCCGCCCGCCCTGGTACAACTGCACGGGGGGGCAGGAGGTCGAACCATTTCTTATCG gtATTTGCGGCGCCAGCGCATCCGGCAAGACCACGGTAGCGGCGAAAATCATTGAATCTCTTAACATCCCCTGGGTCACTATCGTCAGTATGGATTCCTTCTAcaag GTGCTGAACGAAAAGCAGCACCACCTGGCGACGCGCAACGAATACAACTTCGACCACCCGGACGCGTTCGACATCGAGCTGCTCATATCCGTACTGCAGAGGCTCAAAGAGGGCAAGAAGGTCGAGGTGCCCATCTACAACTACGTGACGCACTCAAGGGAGAACCGGACG AAAACAATGTACGGCGCTAACGTTATCATCTTCGAGGGTATACTAGCCTTCTACAACATGGACGTGGTCAAACTGCTCGACATGAAGGTATTCGTGGACACGGACGCTGATATCCGGCTCGCGAGAAGGCTGAGAAG GGACATCGTGCAGCGCGGCCGCGACCTCGAGGGGGTGCTCAAGCAGTACATGACGCACGTGAAGCCGGCGTACCAGAGCTACATCGCGCCCAGCATGGCGCACGCCGACATCATCGTGCCGCGCGGCGGCGAGAACAAGGTGGCCATCTCGCTCATCGTGCAGCACGTGCACAAACAGCTACAACTG CGCGGTTTTAAAGTGCGAGAAAAGTTAGCGATCGCTCACATCGGACAACCCGTTCCTGACTCGTTGTTTGTACTCAAGGACACACCGcaa GTACAAGGTCTGCACACATTCATCCGCAACAAGGACACCCCGCGAGATGAGTTCATCTTCTACTCCAAGAGACTGATGCGGCTGGTGATAGAATTTGCGCTGTCTCTACTGCCGTACTCCGAACACGCTGTGGATACACCGCAGGGCTTCTCCTACACAG GTCGCAAATGCAACGTGGAGAAGATCTGCGGCGTGTCCATTCTGCGCGCGGGCGAGACCATGGAGCAGGCGGTGTGCGACGTGTGCAAGGACATCCGCATCGGCAAGATCCTCATCCAGACCAACCAGCAGACCGACGAGCCCGAG CTCTACTACCTACGACTGCCCAAAGACATCAAAGACTACCGCGTCATCCTCATGGACGCTACAGTGGCTACGGGCGCGGCGGCCATCATGGCGATTCGCGTGCTACTCGACCACGACGTGCCAGAAGAGAACATCAGTCTCGTGTCGCTGCTTATGGCGGAGATCGGTGTTCACTCCATCGCGTACGCCTTCCCCAAG GTGAAGATCGTGACGTCAGCGCTAGATCCAGAAATCAACGAGAAGTTCTACGTCCTACCAGGGATCGGCAACTTTGGCGATCGGTACTTCGGTACCGAGCCGGCCGACGACGAATGA